The Mucilaginibacter sp. PAMB04168 genome contains the following window.
CCAGAACTACCCTACGTACAAGTTATAGCTCGCCTAACCCATAAAGAAATAATAGGCGAAAAGCATACCAAGCGTTTAATTGCACATGTACAGGATGATACAGGTGTAATGGAATTGGCCTGGTTTCAGGGTATAAAGTGGGTGGAAAAAAGCCTTATAGTAGGTAAGGCTTACATTATTTTTGGCAAGCCGGGCATGTTTAACGGCAAGCCGCAAATGGCTCACCCCGAAGTGGAGCCTTACTCGCCCGAGGCGCTTAAACGCAAAGGGAATATGACTTTGCAACCGGGTTACAATTCAACTGAAAAGCTTAAAACGTTTTCACTTGATAGTAAAGGTTTGCAAAAACTGGTGGCTATATTGCTTGAGCAGTATGCAAAAGACATACATGAGAACCTGCCACTTTACATTCTTCAAAAGTTCAGGTTGATGGGTAGGGCAGAAGCATACCGCCAAATTCACTTTCCCGAGAGTCCAGACTTGTTGTTTGAAGCTCAGCACCGGTTAAAGTTTGAAGAACTTTTCCTGATACAATTACGCCTGCTCAAAAATAAGCTGCTACGCACCCAAAAGTTTAAAGGCAATATATTCGGCAGCGTTGGCGAATCATTTAATACCTTTTACAATCACAAAATACCATTTCCGCTTACTAATGCCCAAAAGCGGGTGTTAAAGGAAATAAGGTTGGATACCCAACGCGGCGTACAGATGAACCGCTTGCTACAGGGCGATGTAGGCAGTGGTAAAACCGTAGTGGCTTTAATGAGTATGCTGCTGGCTATTGATAATGGATTCCAAACCTGTATGATGGCTCCAACAGAAATTCTGGCCAATCAGCACTATATATCTATCAAAAGCCTTTTAGGGGATGACTTTTTAGAGGTAGCGTTGTTAACCGGCTCTACCAAAAAGAAGGACCGCAAGGTGATCCATGAAAAGTTGCTAAGCGGCGAACTCAAGATTTTGATAGGAACGCATGCGCTCATTGAGGATGCCGTTCAGTTTCAAAACCTGGGCTTTGTGGTAATTGACGAGCAACATCGCTTTGGTGTAGAACAGCGTGCCAAATTGTGGCGCAAAAACACTATCCCGCCGCATGTGCTGGTAATGACGGCAACCCCCATTCCGCGTACGCTGGCCATGACTTTGTATGGTGATTTGGACGTATCCGTTATTGACGAACTGCCTGCAGGCCGTAAACCCATCGAAACCTTGCATTTTTATGAAACCCAGCGCCTGCAAATGTTTGGCTTCATGAAACGCGAGATTTCCATAGGCAGGCAGGTGTATGTAGTATATCCGCTAATTCAGGAAAGCGAAAAGCTGGATTTGAAGAACCTGATGGATGGTGTGGAAACCATGTTGCGTGAATTCCCGCCGCCGCAGTATCAAATCAGCGTGGTGCATGGTAAGCTCTCCGCCACTGATAAGGATTTTGAAATGCAGCGCTTTGTAAAAGGTGAAACACAGATTATGGTGGCTACTACCGTAATTGAGGTAGGTGTTAACGTACCGAATGCATCTGTAATGATTATTGAAAACGCCGAACGTTTTGGCTTATCGCAGCTGCACCAATTGCGTGGTCGCGTTGGCCGGGGTGCCGAGCAATCATATTGTATTTTAATGAGCGGTCAAAAGCTGAGCCGCGAAGGCAAAGTACGCCTTGAAACCATGGTTCGCACCAATAACGGGTTCGAAATATCTGAAATTGATCTTCAACTGCGCGGCCCGGGTAATATTGAAGGCACCCAGCAAAGCGGCGTGTTAGATTTAAAATTGGCTAACCTGGCTACCGACCAGGAATTATTGCTACAGGCACGCAAAGCTGTTGAAGATATTTTTGCGCATGATCCGCAACTGACCCTGCCCGAAAATCAAGTCCTGCATCAAGCTTCTCAGGCAAAAAATGGCGGCCTGAGTTGGGATAAGATTTCCTAATTGCTATCTTAACGGCATAAAACATCTCTTTTCATGAAATTAAAAGCTACCGTCCTGTTCTTAGTGGCTGGTGTGGGTTTGTCCATATCTGCAAACGGACAAACCGATTCTGTTATGATGCGCAAGATTTTTGATGAAGCGCTGGTAAACGGCCAGTGTTATGAAAACCTGCGCTACCTGTGCAAAAAGATCGGTTCGAGACTGAGTGGCTCAACAGGTGCCCAAAAATCAGTTGAATGGAGCAAGAAGCTAATGGACGGCTATGGATTCGACCGCGTTTACCTGCAAGAGGTAATGGTGCCGCATTGGGAGCGCGGCGCAAAGGAGCAGGGGATTATAATTAGCGGCAATACGCGCACACCTGTAGCGCTGGCATCACTGGGCATGTCGGTAGCTACGCCAAAAGCCGGCATTACGGCCGAGGTGGTTGAATTGCAAAGCGTGCAGGAGCTGCAAACTTTAGGCGAAGCCAAAATAAAAGGAAAAATCGTGTTTTTTAACCGCCCGTTTGATGAACGCTTTATCGAAGCAGGATCGGCCTACGGTACAGCCGGCGATCAGCGTAATGTTGGCCCCGGCATGGCGGCTAAGTATGGCGCTGTAGCAGTCATTGTTAGGTCGCTTACAAGCGCGCTGGACAACTATCCGCATACGGGTGGCACCAACTATGGTACTAACCCTAAGATAGCCGCAGCAGCGTTGTCAACAGTAGCAGCGAACAAGTTAAGCAGCTTGTTAAAGCAGAAAGGTTCATCGCCGGTAAAGTTTTTTCTGAAAACCAATTGCCAGATGCTGCCTGATGTTTTATCGTACAACGTAATTGGCGAAATTAAAGGAACCGAGAATAACAATAAATACATATCTGTAGGCGGTCACCTCGATTCATGGGATTTAGCCGAAGGCGCACATGACGACGGTACCGGTGTAATGCAGTCGGTTGAGGTGTTGCGCATATTTAAAGCGTTAGGCTATAAGCCAAAAAATAATGTGCGTGCCGTGTTTTTTATGAACGAGGAGAACGGCCACAAAGGTGGTATCAAATATGCAGAGCAGGCTTTAAAAGATAAGGAAGAGCATATTGCAGCTATTGAGACGGATGAAGGCGGCTTTACACCAAGGGGCTTTAGCTTTGAGCGTGCTACGCCTGCCTTTCTGAACGCGGTAAACCAGCAATGGAAAAAGCTTTTTGAACCGTACGAAGCCGACAGGATGGTAGCAGGCGGCGGCGGTACGGATATCGGTCCGCTACGCGAAACACATCCTAACATAGCGCTTATTGGTTTCCGGCCGGATTCGCAACGGTATTTCGATATTCACCATACGCCTAATGATGTGTTTGAGAATGTGAACAAACGTGAGCTCGAATTAGGCGCTGCGTCTATTGCGTCGCTCATCTATCTGATTGACCAGCACGGTTTGAATTTTTAAACCAAGGTTGCATTGTGGAGAGTGAGTAGTTTGAAGTAAAAGGTTTATAATGAGATTTCAGAATACATTATCGGTTATACTGCTTTTTGTATTTAGCGGCCTCTTTAGTTGCAATAGTAATACCTCGCAAAAGGTAGCCGACCGCAAAATGCCCATTGGTAACAGTATAAAAACTGAGAACCAAAGCGAACCAAGTGGCGATATAACCGGCCCTGAACAGAAGTATACTGATAAGGATTTTAAAGAGCATGTAGGTGATTGTTTTGAAAGAAGCAAGTATACCCTGCCCTACCAAGGTACTATCAATCCTGAAAAAGCCAACTATAAGATTCTTCCTTGCGAAATTGCTGGTGTAGATGATTTCCTTTGTGAAAACAAGGGTTTAAGGTATATTTCGCTACCCGACTTTGAAAAAGTTAATGTAGTACTGGTTCCGATGGACTGTGGCGACTTTAGCTACCGCTATTACCTGCTTACTATAAATGATAAGAAAGTTGTTGCTAACCAGTATGTGGAAGGTGAGTGGTTTGAGCCGGATGATGATCGTTATAAAGAACTTACCACATTTTCTATTGACAAGAATTACAAGATATCAATAGTGACTAACCAAATTGAAAACGGCAACGCTAAGCTTAAAGAAAAATTGACTTACCAGTTAATGTCTGATGGAAAGCTCCGAAAAAATTGAAAAAGGTAAGATCATATTATCGAAATTGACTGGGCAATGCTTTATTTAAACGCCATAAATGTACTTAATGAGAAAAACCCTAACCTTAACATTAATTGGAGTAATTGCAATTGGCTCGATTTATGCCTTGGTTCATTATATCAAGATGGACGGATTTTCGTTTGCGTGGATCCTGAATTTCCTTTTAATGTTCTTTATGATTCTTTTTACCGACACATTAAAAAGTCAGCTCACTTCTTCTTACTTTAAAGACAAGAAATGGGAAAGACGTGGGAAAGTATACGAAGGTTTTGGAATAAATCTGTTCAGAAAGTTCCTGGTTTTGATTGGCTGGGAAAAGCTTACACGAAAAACCAACCCGATCGAGAATAATACTAAATCCTTGATGAATTTATATTACCAAACAAAAAAGTCTGAACTGGACCACTTAATCATCTTACTTATAGTTTTAGGATTTAACGTTTTTGTTGCATTCAAATTCGGAGTTGTGAAATCTTTGTGGCTACTCCTGTTAAATGTTTTATTACACCTTTATCCAATTTTCCTCCAACGATATAATAGGCCACGAATTGAAAGGGCCATAAATTTAAGTACACGGAAGTAAAATCTTTACCGCTACCAGATGGGGCATACCTTAATATCATGAGTGAGCATACCTGTAATTTTGAAGTTGTGCTTACAGATCTTCAATGGTAATAAAGGCATGTTAGTAACCTGCTTTAGATAACATTTATAAAACAGTTTACTATGTAGCCATAGGAGATTAGTGGAAAAGAATTTATAAAAAAAGCGCCTTTCTAATTAAGAAAGGCGCTTTAGTAGCCCGTAGGGGAATCGAACCCCTGTTTCCAGAATGAAAATCTGGCGTCCTAACCCCTAGACGAACGGGCCAAATAATAAGTGGTCGGTATCAAGATATGATTAAAGTTGACCATTCCTTTAATCATCAAAGTAGCCCGTAGGGGAATCGAACCCCTGTTTCCAGAATGAAAATCTGGCGTCCTAACCCCTAGACGAACGGGCCAAATATAATTGGCATTCTAAAGTTGGTTTCGGTTAACCTATAATATTAACTTAATGCCCAACACAATAGCTTAAACCAAAGAACAATCCCTTATTTTGGGACTGCAAAGATAGACGTTTATCTGAAAAAGTAAAAAATATTGGTTAAAAAATGTTTAAATTTTTTATGTGTAAGCTTAAAAGGGGGTATATGAAACAAAAGGATGAAAAGATTATTTTTACTAATGTCATCCACAAGGCTTGCTGCCTTGTGTTAACACAATGACCTATCCATTATGAAAGCCGTATGGAATAACCACGTAATTGCCGAAAGCGATCAAACCATTGTTATCGAAAACAATCATTATTTTCCGAAAGAGAGCGTTAATTCCGATTTTCTTCAATCTTCAGATACCCACACTACCTGTCCCTGGAAAGGATTGGCTTCTTATTATACATTAGAAGTTGAAGGCCAGCAGAATAAGGATGCTGCCTGGTATTACCCCGAACCTAAATCGGCTGCGGCTGAGATAAAAGATTATGTTGCCTTTTGGAAAGGGGTAAAGGTAAGCGAATAATGAAAGTATATGATGTAATTGTTATTGGTTCGGGGCAGGCCGGTAGTCCGCTGGCACGTAAAATGGCCAAGGGTGGGAAAAAAGTGGCCATTATAGAGAAGCGTTGGGTTGGCGGTACCTGTGTAAATGATGGTTGTACACCAACCAAAACCATGATAGCCTCAGCTCGCGCGGCTTACCTGGCCGGTAGGTGTGATAATTTGGGCGTGCATATTGATGGTTTTAGTATAAATATGCCTCAGATTAAAAAGCGCAAGGATGATATTGTGATGCACTCGCGCAGCGGCAATCAAAAAAGTTTAGAAGACGATCCTAACATAGACCTTTTGTTTGGCGAAGCCAGTTTTACCGGCCCTAAATCAGTTAAAGTTAAATTGAACGAAGGAGGTACTGAGGAATTACAGGCCGAATGGGTCTTTATCAATGCAGGCTTGCAAACTGTTGTGCCTGATGTTGATGGACTGCAGAACATCGATTACTTAACATCAACCAGTATACTGGAACTCGAGACCGTGCCTGATCATATTTTGGTTATAGGAGGTAATTATATAGGATTGGAGTTTGGGCAGATGTTCAGACGCTTTGGAAGCCAAATCACCTTATTGGAACGTGGCCCACGCATTATGAGCCATGAGGATGAGGACATAGCTACCGAGGTCAATCATATTTTGGAAGAAGAGGGAATTGCTATTCATGGCAATGCGCAGGCTAAAAAGTTTGAAAAAAACGCTGATGGTAAAATTTTAGCCACGCTTGATCTGGGCGGCCGTACAGAGCAACTCGAGGTTTCTCATGTACTTGTAGCGGCGGGCCGCGAGCCGCAAACCAAGGCGCTTAATCTCGACGCTGCAGGCATAGCAGTGGACGATAAAGGGTATATAAAGGTTGATGAAAAACTGCAAACTAACGTGCCTGGCGTTTATGCGTTAGGCGATATAAAAGGCGGACCAGCGTTTACCCACATCTCCTACAACGATTTTACCATAGTATGGCGCAACCTGCTGCAAGGTGAGGATTTAACCACTAACGGTCGTCCGCTACCTTACTGCATGTTTACTGACCCTCAACTGGGTAGGGTGGGTATAAGCGAAAATGAAGCTAAACAACAGGGCTTAAACTATAGAGTTGCTGTGTTGAAGATGGAAAACGTAGCCCGTGCTGTTGAGGTAGGCGAAACCCGGGGCCTGATGAAAGCCGTTGTAGATGCCGATACCAAGCAGATATTAGGCGCAGCCATATTAGGCGAGGAGGGCGGCGAAATCATGACTGTTTTACAGATGGCTATGGAGGGCGGTATAACTTATGACCGGATACGGTATTGTATTTTTGCACACCCTACTTATAGCGAATCGCTTAATAATCTGTTCATGAAATTGGATGATTGAGGTAAGATCCTGAAACGGTATTAACAACAAAATGTACTGTCGCTGTGCAAAATTTGGTGATTGTTCTATGTAAGCTGCTTTTGGTATAATATCGTTATATTTAGCCATGATTAAGGTCCAAAACCTAAGTAAGCATTACGGCCAAACCAAGGCCGTTGATGATCTGTCGTTTGAGGTTGCGGAAGGCGATAACCTGATTTTGCTGGGTACCAGCGGTTGCGGAAAAACTACCACCTTAAAAATGCTGAACCGTTTAATTGAGCCTAGCAGCGGTAAGGTGTATATTAACGGACAAGACATAACCAAACAACCCGTAGAATTATTACGGCGTAATATGGGTTATGTATTGCAAAACAATGGCTTATTTCCTCATTATACAATTGCCGAAAATATAGCTGTTGTTCCTAAATTGTTAAAATGGGATAATGAGCGCATCAATAAGCGTACGCAAGAGCTTCTCAATAAGCTGCATCTTCCTAACGATCTTTTAACAAAATATCCAAACCAATTAAGCGGAGGCCAGCAACAACGTGTTGGCCTGGCGCGTGCACTGATGGCCGATGCGCCCGTATTATTAATGGACGAGCCGTTCGGCGCATTAGACAACATTACCCGCGCACAAATACAGGCTGAGTTTAAAGAGCTGGACGAATTAAAGCGCAAAACCATAGTAATGGTAACGCATGATGTACAAGAGGCTTTTGAACTGGGTAACCGAATAGCGTTGATGAATAAAGGGCGCCTGTTGCAAATAGGTACACCGGCCGAATTACTGTTTAAGCCGGCTGATAAATTTGTAAAAGATTTTTTGAACGCGCAACGCCTGCAGTTAGAACTAAAAGCCATTACCCTGCAAGATATATGGGAACTATTACCACCCGCAACTGATATATCGGGTGCTGATGTTAACCTGCCATCAACCTGTAGTATGTGGATGGCTATGGAAGTACTTAAAGGCAATACCGAAAAGGTGTTAATTGTACCGCCGCCGGCTATCGAGGCTAAAACTATAACTTTTGAGCAACTCATGACGGCTTATCACCAGTATCAAGTAAACCTACCGGTATGAACGAGCAACAGCAAACGTTATGGCAGTTTATGCAGCAACAGTCGGGCAAGTTGTTTACCCAAACACTTGAGCATATAGGGCTAACCTTCGTTTCTTTACTAATTGCCGTAGTTATTGGTTTGCCGCTGGGTATACTTATTGCGCGTAAAAGGAAATTGTCGGGCACGGTATTGGGTATTGCAGGAGTGCTGCAAACAATTCCGAGCATTGCCTTACTAGGGTTTATGATACCCTTGTTGGGTATAGGCGCAAAGCCGGCTATTGTGGCTTTGTTTTTATATGCCCTTTTGCCTATCATCCGTAACACTTACACTGGCATAACCGGGGTTGATGCTGCGGTAAAAGAGGCGGCTTTAGCCATGGGTATGAGTATAAAACAAGTGCTGCTTAAGGTAGAATTGCCCTTGGCTATGCCTGTTATATTAGCCGGTATACGCACTGCTACGGTAATTAATGTAGGCGTTGCTACCCTTGCATCGTACATAGCTGCCGGCGGATTAGGTGAATTTATCTTTGGGGGCATATCGCTCAACAACAGTAATATGATACTGGCCGGTGCCATTCCTGCAGCGCTATTGGCTATCCTGTTCGATTTGCTACTGTCAGCTTTGCAAAAAACTAGTTTTAAAAAATTTAAAGTTGGCTTGTATGCCTTACCGGTTATAGCGCTCCTGTTGGCCTCTTTCTACTTAATTCCGTCTGCTATGGGCACTAAGCTAACGGCCGGTTTTACACCTGAGTTTATGGGGCGACAAGATGGTAACCTTGGATTGCAGCAAAAGTACGGCTTAAAAATGCACACGATCGTGATTAACGATGCCGTGATGTATAAAGCCGCTTATGAAAAGCAACTTGATGTTATTAGCGGTTACTCTACCGATGGCCGCCTGAAAGCTTATAACTTAATGGTGTTGGATGATGACAAAAACATCTTTCCGCCCTACTACGCAGCGCCTATAGTAAGGCAGGATGCCTTGGCGAAGTTTCCGGAACTGGAAAAGACACTTAATCTGCTATCGGGCCATATTAATGATTCGGTAATGACGGAGCTAAACTACCGCACCGACTACCTGCACCAAACGCCCGAACGTGTAGCCAAAGATTTTTTAGTTGCCCATCATTTATACAAACCCAGCCAAAACGGCCGTGCTGGGGGTACCGTGCGTATTGGCTCCAAGGTTTTTGGCGAACAATATATTTTGGCTAGTATGTACAGTATGCTGATTGAAGGCTACACGCCTTATACTGCATCAACCAAAACCGGTTTGGGCGGTACAAAAATTTGCTTCGATGCACTAACCAATAACCAAATAGACTTTTATCCCGAATATACCGGCACCGGTTTATTGGTATTACTGCAGCCTTCAGTCAAGGTGGTGAATGAGGTGGGGGCAGACCGGGATAAAACTTACCAATATGTGCAGCAGCAGTTTAAACAGCGTTACCATATACAATGGTTAAAACCAATAGGCTTTAATAATGCGTATGCTTTAATGATGCGGAAACAACAATCTGATGACCTTAACATCAAAACAATTACCGACCTGAAACGCTTTTTGGATAGTAATAAATAGTATGACCCTAGCCGACTCTTACAGAACGGTACGCCGCCGTACCGAGCGTATCTGCAGCCATTTGCAAACCGAAGATTACGTTGTACAGCCCATTGCAGATGTGAGTCCGCCTAAGTGGCACATAGGCCATACCACCTGGTTTTTCGAAACCTTTATTCTGAAGCCGTACTTTATGGGTTACCAGGAGTATGACCCCAACTTCAACTATGTATTTAACAGTTATTATGAAACCGTTGGCGCACGCGTAATCAGGACTGACAGGGGTAACCTGAGCCGGCCAACCGTGCTGGATGTTTACCGCTATCGCGAATATGTGGACGAAGCCATAGAGCGGTTCTTATGCCAGGAGCCATCGCCCGAGGTAAAGGAGCTTTTTATATTAGGCCTTAACCACGAGGAGCAGCACCAGGAACTCTTATACTACGATATTAAATATATACTGGGTCATAACCCACTTTTCCCCGCTTATGATAAGGATTATTCCTGCCCTAAGTTTGAGAGTACCCCCGGCTTAATCAGTATTAGCGAAGGTGTGTATGAAGTGGGGCATCAGGGTGAAGATTTTTGTTTTGACAATGAACTGAACCGACATAAGGTTTACCTGAACGCTTACGAGATTAGCGGTAGCCTGGTAACCAATGGTGAATATCTGGAGTTTATTAACAGCGGTGGTTATCAGGATTTTAGGAACTGGCATGCCGAAGGGTGGGACTGGGTAAAAGTAAACCAGGTAAACGCCCCTATGTACTGGCACCTTATAGATGGCGAATGGTTTGTTTACACCCTGCGCGGATTAGAGCCGCTTGATTTGAAGGAAAGCGTTGGGCATGTTAGTTATTACGAAGCATATGCCTATGCCTCCTGGAAAGGTATGCGACTGCCAACTGAGTTTGAGTGGGAAGTAGCCGCTACACATTTTAATTGGGGCAAATGCTGGGAGTGGACCGAAAGCGCATATTTGCCCTACCCGGGCTTTAACAAAGCACCCGGTGCTATAGGTGAATATAACGGCAAATTCATGGTTAGCCAAAAAGTGCTGCGCGGCGCTTCAGAAGCTACGCCACAGGGGCACAGCCGCATCACCTACCGTAATTTTTTTCATCCAAATATGCGCTGGCTTTTTAACGGTATCCGTTTAGCCAAATAGTAATTGTTACTTATGAAGAATACCGATACCTCTGTAGCCGAGTTTAGCATCAACCAACAATTTTGTGATGATATATTGGCTGGTCTTACTGCATCGCCCAAATACCTGGAGGCAAAATATTTCTACGATACCCGCGGAGATGAGCTCTTTCAGGATATTATGAATTGTGCAGAGTATTATCCTACCAAATGTGAACTGGAAATATTTACCCGCCAAACTGAAGAGCTGGCCCAGGCCATTATAGCCGATGGCAGCGCTTTTGACCTGATCGAACTGGGTGCCGGCGATGCCATGAAATCTACCCACCTGCTACGGCATCTGCTAAACCAACGGGCGGAGTTTACCTATGTGCCCATCGATATATCGGGCCATGTGATCAATTATTTGCAGGATGCACTCCCGGCTTCCTTGCCGGGCCTGCAGCTCACCGGCCTTACGGGTGAGTATTTTGAAATGCTCGAACAAGCAGCTCAACTTTCACAAAGGCGTAAGGTGGTTATGTTCCTGGGTTCAAACATTGGCAACATGCCGGTAACCGATGCTCGGCAGTTTTGTGTGGAACTGCGCAGCCACCTCACCGCAGGAGACAGTGTGCTGATGGGAGTTGACTTAAAAAAGAACCCCAAGATTATTTTAGCTGCCTATAATGATGCTCAGGGTTTCACACGAGAGTTTAATCTTAACCTGTTAACCCGTATTAACAGCGAGTTGCGGGCCAACTTTAATATTGAGGCTTTTGAGCATTATCCAACTTACGATCCTCAAACTGGTTCCTGCAAAAGTTACTTAATTAGTTTGACCGATCAGCAGGTGCAGCTTTGCGGTCAAACCATAAGCTTTGCTAAGGATGAATATATCTACATGGAAATCTCACAAAAATACACGGTACAACAGGCCGACAGCATGGCCAATGATTCGGGCTTTAACCCTGTTTGCCATTTTTTTGATAGTAAAAACTGGTTTTTAGACGCCATTTGGAAGGCTGTGTAAAACGCTTGTAAGGGATTTTATTCCGGCATGTTTAAAAAGTTATTTTAGGCTGCGATACTGCAACATTTAACATGTAAAAAATACACTAACCTATAGTGCTTCCTGACAAATTTTTAGTTGATTTGTAATGCAAACCAATCAATTCTAAATAATGGAAGATTTCTCTCTCAAGGATAAAGTGATTTTAGTTACCGGCGGTACCGGTGTTTTAGGCGAGGCCTTTATTAAGGGTATTGCAAAGGCTGGAGGTATCGTGGGTATATTGGGTCGTAATGAGAAAATAGCTCAGGAACGTGCTGATGCCGTAAATGCCGACGGTGGTAAAGCCATAGCGCTAATTACCGATGTAATGAAGGAGGCAGACTTGATAGCTGCCCGTGATAAAGTACTGGATACCTACGGCCGTATTGACGGATTGGTTAACGGAGCCGGGGGGAATATGCCAGGCGGTGTGATACAGCCCGACCAAGATATATTTACCATGAACATGGAGGGCATGCGCCAGGTAATGGACCTCAATCTTTGGGGTACTTTGATGCCTACTCAAATATTTGGCGAGGTAATGGCTAAAGGCGGCAAAGGGAGTATTGTGAATATTTCATCCATGGCATCGCAACAGGCAGTTACCAAGGTGCTGGGTTACAGTATGGCTAAAGCAGCTGTTGATAGTTACACCAAGTGGTTTGCAGTTGAAGCAGCCAACCGTTATGGCGATGCTATACGTATGAATGCCATTGCACCAGGCTTTTTTCTGACTGAGCAAAACCGCACGCTGCTTACCCAGCCAGATGGTAGCTATACTGAGCGTGGAAATCTGGTTATAAAAAATACGCCATATAAGCGCTTTGGCAAAGCCGAAGAATTGATTGGCGCACTAGTTTGGTTACTGAGTGATGCATCA
Protein-coding sequences here:
- the recG gene encoding ATP-dependent DNA helicase RecG, coding for MNASVFQTPIDYLKGVGTARAEVLKKELGIFSYEDLLRHYPFKYIDRTRFYKVRDINPELPYVQVIARLTHKEIIGEKHTKRLIAHVQDDTGVMELAWFQGIKWVEKSLIVGKAYIIFGKPGMFNGKPQMAHPEVEPYSPEALKRKGNMTLQPGYNSTEKLKTFSLDSKGLQKLVAILLEQYAKDIHENLPLYILQKFRLMGRAEAYRQIHFPESPDLLFEAQHRLKFEELFLIQLRLLKNKLLRTQKFKGNIFGSVGESFNTFYNHKIPFPLTNAQKRVLKEIRLDTQRGVQMNRLLQGDVGSGKTVVALMSMLLAIDNGFQTCMMAPTEILANQHYISIKSLLGDDFLEVALLTGSTKKKDRKVIHEKLLSGELKILIGTHALIEDAVQFQNLGFVVIDEQHRFGVEQRAKLWRKNTIPPHVLVMTATPIPRTLAMTLYGDLDVSVIDELPAGRKPIETLHFYETQRLQMFGFMKREISIGRQVYVVYPLIQESEKLDLKNLMDGVETMLREFPPPQYQISVVHGKLSATDKDFEMQRFVKGETQIMVATTVIEVGVNVPNASVMIIENAERFGLSQLHQLRGRVGRGAEQSYCILMSGQKLSREGKVRLETMVRTNNGFEISEIDLQLRGPGNIEGTQQSGVLDLKLANLATDQELLLQARKAVEDIFAHDPQLTLPENQVLHQASQAKNGGLSWDKIS
- a CDS encoding M20/M25/M40 family metallo-hydrolase gives rise to the protein MKLKATVLFLVAGVGLSISANGQTDSVMMRKIFDEALVNGQCYENLRYLCKKIGSRLSGSTGAQKSVEWSKKLMDGYGFDRVYLQEVMVPHWERGAKEQGIIISGNTRTPVALASLGMSVATPKAGITAEVVELQSVQELQTLGEAKIKGKIVFFNRPFDERFIEAGSAYGTAGDQRNVGPGMAAKYGAVAVIVRSLTSALDNYPHTGGTNYGTNPKIAAAALSTVAANKLSSLLKQKGSSPVKFFLKTNCQMLPDVLSYNVIGEIKGTENNNKYISVGGHLDSWDLAEGAHDDGTGVMQSVEVLRIFKALGYKPKNNVRAVFFMNEENGHKGGIKYAEQALKDKEEHIAAIETDEGGFTPRGFSFERATPAFLNAVNQQWKKLFEPYEADRMVAGGGGTDIGPLRETHPNIALIGFRPDSQRYFDIHHTPNDVFENVNKRELELGAASIASLIYLIDQHGLNF
- a CDS encoding DUF427 domain-containing protein, encoding MKAVWNNHVIAESDQTIVIENNHYFPKESVNSDFLQSSDTHTTCPWKGLASYYTLEVEGQQNKDAAWYYPEPKSAAAEIKDYVAFWKGVKVSE
- a CDS encoding mercuric reductase codes for the protein MKVYDVIVIGSGQAGSPLARKMAKGGKKVAIIEKRWVGGTCVNDGCTPTKTMIASARAAYLAGRCDNLGVHIDGFSINMPQIKKRKDDIVMHSRSGNQKSLEDDPNIDLLFGEASFTGPKSVKVKLNEGGTEELQAEWVFINAGLQTVVPDVDGLQNIDYLTSTSILELETVPDHILVIGGNYIGLEFGQMFRRFGSQITLLERGPRIMSHEDEDIATEVNHILEEEGIAIHGNAQAKKFEKNADGKILATLDLGGRTEQLEVSHVLVAAGREPQTKALNLDAAGIAVDDKGYIKVDEKLQTNVPGVYALGDIKGGPAFTHISYNDFTIVWRNLLQGEDLTTNGRPLPYCMFTDPQLGRVGISENEAKQQGLNYRVAVLKMENVARAVEVGETRGLMKAVVDADTKQILGAAILGEEGGEIMTVLQMAMEGGITYDRIRYCIFAHPTYSESLNNLFMKLDD
- a CDS encoding ABC transporter ATP-binding protein, producing the protein MIKVQNLSKHYGQTKAVDDLSFEVAEGDNLILLGTSGCGKTTTLKMLNRLIEPSSGKVYINGQDITKQPVELLRRNMGYVLQNNGLFPHYTIAENIAVVPKLLKWDNERINKRTQELLNKLHLPNDLLTKYPNQLSGGQQQRVGLARALMADAPVLLMDEPFGALDNITRAQIQAEFKELDELKRKTIVMVTHDVQEAFELGNRIALMNKGRLLQIGTPAELLFKPADKFVKDFLNAQRLQLELKAITLQDIWELLPPATDISGADVNLPSTCSMWMAMEVLKGNTEKVLIVPPPAIEAKTITFEQLMTAYHQYQVNLPV
- a CDS encoding ABC transporter permease/substrate-binding protein, which encodes MNEQQQTLWQFMQQQSGKLFTQTLEHIGLTFVSLLIAVVIGLPLGILIARKRKLSGTVLGIAGVLQTIPSIALLGFMIPLLGIGAKPAIVALFLYALLPIIRNTYTGITGVDAAVKEAALAMGMSIKQVLLKVELPLAMPVILAGIRTATVINVGVATLASYIAAGGLGEFIFGGISLNNSNMILAGAIPAALLAILFDLLLSALQKTSFKKFKVGLYALPVIALLLASFYLIPSAMGTKLTAGFTPEFMGRQDGNLGLQQKYGLKMHTIVINDAVMYKAAYEKQLDVISGYSTDGRLKAYNLMVLDDDKNIFPPYYAAPIVRQDALAKFPELEKTLNLLSGHINDSVMTELNYRTDYLHQTPERVAKDFLVAHHLYKPSQNGRAGGTVRIGSKVFGEQYILASMYSMLIEGYTPYTASTKTGLGGTKICFDALTNNQIDFYPEYTGTGLLVLLQPSVKVVNEVGADRDKTYQYVQQQFKQRYHIQWLKPIGFNNAYALMMRKQQSDDLNIKTITDLKRFLDSNK
- the egtB gene encoding ergothioneine biosynthesis protein EgtB; this encodes MTLADSYRTVRRRTERICSHLQTEDYVVQPIADVSPPKWHIGHTTWFFETFILKPYFMGYQEYDPNFNYVFNSYYETVGARVIRTDRGNLSRPTVLDVYRYREYVDEAIERFLCQEPSPEVKELFILGLNHEEQHQELLYYDIKYILGHNPLFPAYDKDYSCPKFESTPGLISISEGVYEVGHQGEDFCFDNELNRHKVYLNAYEISGSLVTNGEYLEFINSGGYQDFRNWHAEGWDWVKVNQVNAPMYWHLIDGEWFVYTLRGLEPLDLKESVGHVSYYEAYAYASWKGMRLPTEFEWEVAATHFNWGKCWEWTESAYLPYPGFNKAPGAIGEYNGKFMVSQKVLRGASEATPQGHSRITYRNFFHPNMRWLFNGIRLAK